A region of Ferruginibacter albus DNA encodes the following proteins:
- a CDS encoding response regulator transcription factor — protein MAKILIVEDNDELREFFVILLNLNKHAAIAVSTKKEIVTQIELLIPDLIIMDVMLGNEDGREICKEIKKSHKNIKILLMSASPKLLQNYKDCNADGTIEKPFELKSILDKIESLLEIKLEVPSLVLAKKWTLVKIGPH, from the coding sequence ATGGCTAAAATATTAATCGTAGAAGATAATGATGAATTAAGAGAGTTCTTTGTTATACTACTTAACCTCAATAAGCACGCCGCGATTGCTGTTTCTACTAAAAAAGAAATAGTAACGCAAATTGAATTGCTAATTCCCGACCTGATAATAATGGATGTAATGCTCGGTAATGAAGATGGAAGAGAAATATGCAAAGAGATAAAGAAATCACATAAGAATATCAAAATACTTTTAATGTCGGCAAGTCCAAAACTATTGCAAAATTATAAAGACTGCAATGCTGATGGAACAATAGAAAAACCCTTTGAATTAAAAAGTATCCTGGATAAGATTGAATCATTGTTAGAAATAAAATTAGAAGTTCCTTCTTTAGTGTTGGCAAAAAAATGGACATTAGTAAAAATTGGGCCTCATTGA
- a CDS encoding helix-turn-helix domain-containing protein codes for MGTFTRYMDDSLLLLALGKKIRSIRRNKDMTQNQLSINCNFEKSTMSKIEAGKVNLSYITLYRISKGLGVDIKDLLPI; via the coding sequence ATGGGTACTTTTACCAGATATATGGATGATTCTCTATTATTATTGGCACTTGGAAAGAAGATCCGCTCTATCCGTCGTAATAAAGACATGACCCAAAACCAGCTTTCGATTAATTGCAATTTCGAGAAATCGACCATGTCTAAAATAGAAGCCGGGAAGGTAAACCTAAGTTATATAACTCTGTATCGGATCAGTAAAGGATTAGGCGTTGATATAAAGGATTTATTGCCAATATAG
- a CDS encoding glycosyltransferase family 2 protein → MDISIIFVNYKSPQLVLDCVDSIYEQTKKLSFEIIVVDNFSQDNSHEIVSNKYPAIKWIPMGYNAGFARANNEGIRNATGEYVLILNTDTIILENALDKAVALFEAEKNAVACGIQLLNPDGSQQISGAHFITGGLNILLPLPYFGKLIRFLGYSLKTKVPSVSNVESKTKVDWIIGAFILLRRSTAMQCLMNEDFFMYAEEIEWCSRLRKLGDIYLYADPKVIHIGGGTSSDYYDTTENENSKNLWNRKGRQVVLSNILYIRKTWGICWYLFMMICYLFEIPVFAFCLLIEKIFKGKKAKYKWQNVAGYISNVGILLKYSFKMLVNKPYFYKVA, encoded by the coding sequence ATGGATATTTCGATCATTTTTGTTAACTATAAAAGTCCTCAACTTGTTTTGGATTGCGTGGATAGCATTTATGAACAAACGAAAAAGCTTTCATTCGAAATAATAGTAGTAGATAATTTTTCACAGGATAACAGTCATGAAATTGTATCAAATAAGTATCCGGCAATTAAATGGATACCAATGGGATACAATGCCGGCTTTGCAAGAGCCAATAATGAAGGCATACGGAATGCAACAGGCGAATATGTGTTGATATTAAATACCGACACTATCATTTTAGAAAATGCATTGGATAAAGCGGTGGCTTTATTTGAAGCAGAAAAAAATGCAGTTGCCTGCGGCATTCAGCTGCTCAATCCGGATGGTTCACAACAAATATCCGGCGCTCACTTTATAACAGGAGGATTGAACATCTTATTGCCTCTCCCTTATTTTGGAAAATTGATACGCTTTTTAGGGTATAGCTTAAAAACAAAAGTTCCCAGTGTTAGCAATGTTGAATCAAAAACAAAAGTAGATTGGATCATCGGCGCTTTTATTTTATTGCGCCGTTCCACAGCTATGCAATGTTTAATGAACGAAGACTTTTTTATGTATGCCGAAGAAATAGAATGGTGCAGCCGGTTACGTAAGTTGGGAGATATTTATTTATACGCTGATCCGAAAGTAATTCATATAGGCGGCGGCACAAGCAGCGATTATTATGATACTACCGAAAATGAGAACAGTAAAAATCTTTGGAACAGAAAAGGAAGACAGGTAGTACTTTCTAATATTTTGTATATAAGAAAAACATGGGGAATATGCTGGTACCTGTTCATGATGATCTGTTACCTGTTTGAAATACCTGTATTTGCTTTTTGTTTGCTGATCGAAAAGATCTTTAAAGGGAAAAAAGCAAAATATAAATGGCAAAATGTTGCGGGCTATATTTCTAATGTAGGCATCTTGCTTAAATATTCTTTTAAGATGTTAGTTAACAAGCCTTATTTTTATAAAGTTGCATAA
- a CDS encoding TonB-dependent receptor — MLKRLIAMATLLFTIVIAFAQTGNIKGVIKTSDGQPAEFVNVELKGAAKMHATNSDGEYEIKNVKPGAYTIVVSYAGLKTQEQNVEVKAGETATSNFTLSENATQIEGVIINSHRAKTSSDYASKMPLKNLENSQVYNVVSADLMKQQGTTNFDDALNNVPGIHKLWESTGRGYGDGAAYYSLRGFEAQATIVNGLPGVTSGSLDPSNIEKIEVIKGPSGTLFGSSLISYGGFVNTVTKKPYADFGGEIDYIAGSFGLNRITADINTPLDKEKKVLLRVNAAYHSENNFQDAGFRDAVFLAPTLSYKVNDRLSFDISTEFMQEEKTNPMMLFLGRNTPLQFKNLAELNYNRNLSLTSNDLSINNPRYNLQAQMKYKLSDKWTSQTVLSRCTSGSDGYYSYLYDNENGTGQFSLWVSKQKAHTNTSDIQQNFIGDFKIGSVRNRMVIGLDYFERNIIDNSTGYAWVENVTPQGDVNYIYPYTGDTLAPISLSKQSVDNALAPTGISNSNSKDETMSAYVADIVNITPKLIATASIRADYFHVINGYNQTGFSPKFGLVYQLLKDKISVFGNYMNGFKNVAPSQADDPTDTLPPTIQTFKPEHVNQMEFGIKTELSEKLNATLSFYDAKVANVVIAIPGTVFSSQGGEVESKGVELDLNANPVKGLNVITGFSYNDSKVIKGDDANVWLETGRRPIYSGPKTMANFWATYDFSNKLKGFGIGFGGNYSSELAILDSKVTGTFVLPSYTVLNASVYYNVNKFRLALNVDNVTNKDYFTGYSTINPQKPRNVVVTLGYKF; from the coding sequence ATGCTTAAGAGACTTATTGCTATGGCAACACTGTTATTTACAATAGTGATTGCATTTGCTCAAACAGGAAACATTAAGGGAGTCATCAAAACATCTGACGGGCAACCGGCAGAGTTTGTAAATGTAGAATTAAAAGGTGCTGCCAAAATGCACGCTACCAATAGTGATGGAGAGTATGAAATAAAGAATGTAAAGCCTGGTGCTTATACTATTGTAGTTTCTTATGCAGGACTTAAAACACAGGAGCAGAATGTAGAAGTAAAAGCAGGAGAGACTGCTACATCCAACTTTACTTTAAGTGAAAATGCCACGCAGATAGAAGGTGTTATCATTAATTCGCACCGTGCTAAAACCAGCAGTGATTATGCATCTAAAATGCCTTTGAAGAATTTAGAGAACTCACAGGTATATAATGTAGTATCTGCCGACCTGATGAAACAACAAGGCACTACTAATTTTGATGATGCGCTAAACAATGTTCCCGGTATTCATAAATTATGGGAATCAACCGGGCGTGGATATGGCGATGGTGCTGCTTATTATTCTTTAAGAGGTTTTGAAGCACAGGCAACCATAGTAAATGGTTTGCCGGGTGTTACCAGCGGAAGTCTCGATCCTTCCAACATAGAAAAAATAGAAGTTATTAAAGGTCCTTCCGGTACTTTATTCGGAAGCAGCCTGATCTCTTATGGTGGTTTTGTAAATACCGTTACCAAAAAACCATATGCTGATTTTGGCGGAGAAATAGATTATATAGCAGGCAGCTTTGGATTGAACCGCATCACAGCTGACATCAATACTCCATTAGATAAAGAAAAGAAAGTGTTATTAAGAGTAAATGCAGCGTATCATTCTGAGAACAATTTCCAGGATGCAGGTTTTAGGGATGCAGTGTTTTTAGCTCCCACATTATCGTATAAAGTAAACGATCGTTTATCGTTCGACATAAGTACAGAGTTTATGCAGGAAGAAAAAACAAATCCTATGATGTTGTTCCTGGGAAGAAACACGCCGTTGCAATTTAAAAACTTAGCAGAGCTGAATTACAATCGCAATCTTTCTTTAACCAGTAACGATCTTTCTATTAATAACCCACGCTATAATTTACAGGCACAGATGAAATATAAGCTGTCTGATAAATGGACATCGCAAACGGTGCTATCTAGATGTACTTCTGGATCAGACGGATATTATTCTTATTTGTATGATAATGAGAATGGCACCGGGCAATTCAGCTTATGGGTAAGCAAACAAAAAGCACACACCAATACATCAGACATTCAACAAAACTTTATCGGCGATTTTAAAATAGGTTCGGTACGCAACCGCATGGTAATAGGATTGGATTATTTTGAAAGAAACATCATTGATAACAGTACCGGCTATGCCTGGGTAGAAAATGTAACGCCACAGGGAGATGTGAACTACATCTACCCTTATACGGGAGATACTTTAGCGCCGATCTCATTAAGCAAACAATCAGTAGACAATGCATTGGCACCAACCGGCATCAGCAACAGCAATTCAAAAGATGAAACGATGAGCGCCTATGTAGCAGACATCGTTAATATTACTCCTAAATTGATTGCTACTGCAAGCATTCGTGCAGATTATTTTCATGTCATCAATGGTTATAATCAAACCGGCTTTTCACCAAAATTCGGCTTGGTGTATCAATTGCTTAAAGATAAAATATCGGTATTTGGTAATTATATGAATGGCTTTAAGAACGTAGCCCCATCACAAGCAGATGATCCTACAGATACCTTGCCCCCAACTATTCAAACCTTTAAGCCGGAGCATGTAAACCAAATGGAGTTTGGTATTAAAACAGAGCTTTCTGAAAAACTAAATGCTACGTTAAGCTTCTATGATGCTAAAGTTGCCAATGTAGTGATCGCTATACCGGGAACTGTATTTAGTTCACAAGGCGGTGAAGTGGAAAGCAAAGGTGTTGAATTAGACCTCAATGCAAATCCTGTAAAAGGCTTGAATGTGATTACTGGCTTTAGCTATAACGATAGTAAAGTAATTAAAGGTGATGATGCCAATGTATGGTTGGAGACAGGCAGAAGACCTATTTATTCCGGTCCTAAAACAATGGCAAACTTTTGGGCAACGTACGATTTTAGTAATAAGCTGAAAGGATTCGGCATTGGCTTTGGTGGAAATTATTCCAGCGAGCTGGCGATACTTGACAGCAAAGTTACCGGCACTTTCGTATTGCCTTCATACACCGTATTAAATGCTTCTGTTTATTATAATGTAAACAAATTCAGGTTGGCATTGAATGTAGATAATGTAACCAACAAAGATTATTTTACAGGTTACTCCACTATCAATCCTCAAAAGCCACGTAACGTAGTAGTTACTTTAGGGTATAAGTTTTAG